In the genome of Hydra vulgaris chromosome 06, alternate assembly HydraT2T_AEP, the window ACTTAGCGAAATAACTGCCAACGAATATCTCCAACTTCAACATTAATTGAACCCTTAAATTTATCACAATTGAGTTTTGGAAAAATAAACCTCTttgaatgtaataaattatttctgatgttttttaaaatttatacactatcaaataatgtataaaaaaaaagttttctgtagaattgtacttttttatgagttttttaaatgcaagtgTATTAGTTGAATGATTGTCTGTGATGATAGCACGAATTTTGAAATTAGCATCAAAAGGATTTGCTAGACACTCTTCAATTTCAGTCATCAACCAATTtccagaaatatttttttcaagacatgCTTTAACAACAAAAGGTATAGAACGTTTAATACCAACTAACATAAAAACTACAACTCCTGAATAAAATTCTCCGTTCTTATCTTTTCCAACAAAATTACCACCAtgatattaaacatttttttgcaagtACATTTCATCATTTAACAAACTGAATCTGagcttattttttcttcttttaataaatattttaatgctttaattGGTTCGATTCTACCTTGagttaatgcttttaaatatgaaaatgaaggAAAAAGAAATTCATCTAATAACAAGTTGTAGGCTTGTCTAGAGGTATATCATGGAACCAAAGCAAATCGAACAAGTTCATTACTATATAACTCTCTGCCatgttatttataatacataaaactataaaatttgcttaaaatatttttttctttttcttcaaccCGATTTCTCATATaagaaactaaattttctaacaTGCTTACACTTGTTAGTGTACACTTATCGTTTTGACAAAACCACTGGGGAAGAGGTTTCAAATATCTTTTATGGTACAATTTTGCATGCAGATTGTTATCAACattaatgcttttaattttagttaatgttattattatttcaataataacacGATAAAAAACAACGCCGccatatattttcttaaataaaaaattttgagaacAAACTTGTTCTGTCAAGTCATTGATTGAACAAATCTTATCTAGTTTGCTGAAAACCACTGTTTCATCTAGTAATGAATGAGAATGAGGTATTTTTTTAGGAATCTTTCTTAAAGCTGTAGGTGTAATAAGTAACCCAGTAGGCACAGCGACATGACAAAAACGTGAATTTCACGTTATTTTGGCACGTGACATTTAGGTGACTTTTTTGTCCCCATGAAATGACCAATTCACGTATTTATGGACGTGTTTTTCACGTTACTTTTGGCACGTGATATTTAGGTAACTTTTTGGTCCCCATGAACTATCTAAAAGACGTGCTTTTTACGTTAATTTCGGCACGtaatatttaagtaataattatgCTTTATAAAAACGAAGTGTTTGAATTCgtgtaagaaaaaaaactcatcGTCGAGGAAATATTTAATACGTATTAAATTACATGATTTTATTAGTCAGTATATTAGTTCTTGACATAAACAATttgaatttgtaataaaagctacacttttgttaaaatatcctccttatatcaaataagtaaTAAGTACAAAGTCATAGATCTGCAACTTACGATCAAAGCAAAACAACGCATACTcgcttgatgttttttttcttaattcctttttctacgggaacggtCCCGTAGAAAAAGGACCTCTCATGTTTGACTCAAACATGAGAGCTGCATGggatattattgaaaaaaaatttccaaaaatattttgtaatggtTGTGCAGCCCATACAATCAATCTTTTAGTAAAAGATATTTGCCTTCTGCCTTAATTTGTGGATGTTTTAGTAAAGTCTAGAAAACTGACAGCATTTGTTAAGCAAAGAACATCTCTTGTTGATCAATTTCGTATAATTCAAAATCGTGTTAAACAAGAAAATGGTTTAAAGAAAATGCAAGCATTATCACATGCAGTTTTAACACCGTGGTATAGCCATCATGCATCAGTTGCTCGTAATCTTGAAAACAAGTTAGTCCATTTGAATTTAGTCAACTCAGGTGCCCTTACACCTATATCTTTATccacaaaaaagttaaagtatataaatattatacgAGACGATTTTTTTTGGGAAGATTGTCAacgttttattaatgttatgaAACCATTATCAAAACTAATAGGTAAACTGGAACCAGATACTTGTTTACTTTCTGAAGTTTATTTAAGATTTGTTAATTTAATGCAAATATGTAGTGAAGACTCAGTATTAAAAGCTCTTGTTTTATACCAATGGGAACTTGTGCATACACCATCTATGGAGTTCGCATACTTTCTTAATCCACGAAATCATGGTGGTAGAAGTATATATACTGAGCCTCTTCCATCCAGTAAAAGTGATCTTGTTATAGTCCTTGAGTTACTTCCAAAGTACATAGTTGAAACAAGAGAATTTTGCTATtgtcaaacttcaaaaaatgaaatgagATCTTTTCAGAGACTATGTGCAAAACCAACTCCAGATTTTGCAGCTCAAGTTAAATTAATGGATCCTGATATCTGGTGGAGTGTTGAGAGTGCAAGTAAATTTACAAGTTTAGCTAAAGTTGCATGAATAGTCTTTACCATTCCAACTTCTCAAGCTGCAAGTGAATGAATATAGAGTTTGTAtgattttatacatttaaagcGTAGAAACCGACTTGCAAAAGATAAAGCAATCGACTTACTTCTTATGTATGCAAATGCCACACTACATGAAAAAGAAGCAAATAATGCTGATATAATGCTTGGTTATACTAGTGATCATGATGAGATTGGTGAAGATGATGTTGCTGTTGATTTTAATCTAGAGACTTCAGTTGAATAAACAAATGGTATCATTTCagttgattaattaaaaactagttttaattacttaaattaattctaaaaaattctttaaactaCATTATAGAAAAACattcttgtaattttttgaaaaagattaatacaaatgtttctgttaactttagtatttttttcacttttgtttcaatttgagtgtgtttattttactatttttatttaaaattatttgaaaacactagaatttatttttaaaatttaaattatgcaaaaaacaaacatgtttgttttaaaaatgaagaagCAAGATAAGAATCCACTGTCAAGTGGTTGCTGATTTcgatcaaacttttttatttcatttttgccATTTATTTAGCGAGAATGTcgagcaaaattttataattgtcaATTTCATGGAGTTATCCGGCTCATCAAAAATTTGCAATTATCAAACTTCAAATGAAAAAGCAAATTAAAGGGGGAGGGAGGGTGTTAATAGAACAGTCAGGATGTGacgttttgttattattttattttatattggtatatataaaaactttgtcgaagtttcaaaaactttgaaacctcgacttgtttttattttaacttttaaagcagataaatatgaaatacaacaacaaaaacaaaaattttttaaaccctGTGCTAGTTTGACTATTTTGCTGGGTTCGTCGGCTATTTTAATCCAGAGATAAAAGTCTTGTTTTAATTTAGAGTGATGCcgaaatctattttttaattactttgcaATGAGTCGATGTACCACAGTGAAATGAGCATTaacattttacaacaaattttttatttaatgcaaacATACAGTCGGTTTCTAAAACCCGCCTTCGAGTTAATTTTGGCCGAAAGCTAAAGTAAAATTGTAAGAAAACTGACTTTAAAGAGAAACACACTACCCTtgatatactaataaaaatgatcaaaattgtattaaatCTGCTAAAACTATGAatgtgtaaaattattttaaagtagtttatggcctatataaaaagtaagtattgttttaaatatacaacAACAGGGAAATATCgtttaaatatcatttatatacaAAGATTTTTGGCATTGTCACATTGTGTCCGCTTCCGTTGTCATCACATATCAGAAAATAACCAGGGTCACCGGCATACAAATGTGAATTTGTATGCCGGTGATTGTCATTCAAAAAGCGTTTATTATATAAGTTTCTTATATTAAATACTAGCTGGAGTTACCCGGCGTTGCCCGGGCCAATATTTAAACTGGCTTACCTGATATCTGTACACAAAAATGACCCCGGTCTGTACACAAAACCCCCCCTGACCCCGGGGGTCGGGGTACGGGGTCAAAACCCAGCTAAGAACCTTCTCCCCCTCGAGGACTACCCCCATGCCAAATTTCATCGAGATCGGTCCGGCGGTTTGGATTTCTATAgagaacaaacaaacaaacacacacacaaacacacattgCCCTTTATATATACCTAGCTGGAGTTACCCGGCGTTGCCCAGGCCAATATTTAAACTGGCTTACCTGATATCTGTACACAAAAATGGGCCCAAAAATGGGCCCAAAAAATGGTCCTCCCTGACCCCGGGGTCAGGGGGGCCCATTTTTGGGCCCCCTGACCCCGGGGGTCGGGGTACGGGGTCAAAACCCAGCTAAGAACCTTCTCCCCCTCCAGGACTACCCCCATGCCAAATTTCATCGAGATCGGTCCGGCGGTTTGGATTTCTATAGAGAAcaaacaaacacacacacaaacacacattgccctttatatatattaagataaTGTAACTTATACTATATATCATACTAATACgcacaaataaaaacatagacatttaattaaaaacaaatacatttttttaatgtaaacttttttataaacttgttataCAGTTTcgccaaaaaaaagttttgtttacgGTATACTTTACGGTATACTTTACGATATACTGTACGGTAAActgttaactaaatttttagtatacCGTAAACTAGCGATCCCTAACATTAATAcatcgttaaaaaaaattttttaattttttctgactTGAAAATCTTTACCTCGataacctaaataaaaagcAGAAATAaccaaacatttataaaatatacgaATCATTTTAACGTGAAATTAAActagtaaatcaaaaaaaaattcttttttcaaatatatgctTTATGCAAGCAGAATTCTATTGGGCCtagaaattcttttaaagcaTGGAAAAAACGATAGGTTTTGAATCGCTGCGCTTAAATGTCTTCGAAACTGCAAATAATTTGCAAATCAATGATTTTTGTGACGTAATACGCAAttcatatcaaataaataaaatgtatagggaaatacaaattaaatttttgttaacttaattaaatttttttggtcaaatttttctatttcctTGTATTGTCATCGAAAATGATTAAGTGTGcaaaatttgagcaaaattgGTTGAgaaaaaagctttcaaaaattgaatttaaattttgtggcacacaaacatatatataaagaaagtaACCTTATATAAAGCATGGAAAAAAAGGACATAATTTAAACATAGTAACAAAATTCATTTGAGCAAAAATAAATGAGAATAAATAATTtcacaaacattaaaaaattctattttttttttcttacattaaataaaataaatgaaaaaagctGTTTTCTGATTTGTTTAGGATATAAGTGTTTCGTCATAAAATAGAAGATGGTGTACAATACACATTTCAAACATTAACTGAAAAACTCCCAAAaatgacttcaaattttttgcaTCTCAAATGCTAATGTTAGATACCGCGTATAAAAATGTatcttaattaaaatcaaagtagattaattaaaatagttacaaCATTatgacaaacaaacaaacaaaaaaacagtagGGGAGATGGGGGCGCATTGATCGCCGGGGCAGTATGATCTTTTGGCTTTTACTCGTTCATTTTTGCCTTACTAGAAGTGAGGTTGCAATTTAATTAACCATTATGCTTCCCTAATTGATTATTcgtaatattttttcattaggtTATCAgcgtcaaaaaaaataaagaaaatattgtttttcgtcataaaaagtgatttttttaaatcgtactataattcaaatatatttttattcagatGTCTGTATGGgttaacaacaattttattttaaatttgtaagtgtataatataatatataatttttatttggctGCAATTTATACAGTAGATATTGCTATCAATATGTTACCTATACCTATTGGGGTACATTGATCTTTGACTATGCGGGGCCCATTGATCGGAGGATCAAAGTGCCCCATAGAAGACGAAGTGCcccatgtttttgtttataagcaATACAGTTAAACGAATGgaattgtatttataattaaaaaaaaaactatatataaacaaacaatagcTTTTagcatttcattttttaaatctacttaTGTTATAAGctagtaataataatactattattttataatatcaaaagaataatatttaacataataattaaaaaatatttaacaaaatattattatgttgaatattagcatttattaaaaacatatgtttttattgatatatttttttacagatcTTAAAATGGTTagaaatagaattaaaaaaacaaataaagttgcTATACCAAGTGAAACAATGAAAGTAGctgttaataaagttttagaagGAACACAACTGAATGTTGTAGCACGTCAGTTTAACATAGACAGAATgactttaaaaagatattgtcgTAAAAAGAGGCTTAATCCAAATGAAGCTTTCAAGCCTAACTACAACAATAGACAAGTTTTTACAGCagaagatgaaaaaagtttatcaagttATTTACTAATTGCATCAAAAATGAACTATGGCCTTTCAACTAGGTCAACGCTATTATTGGCATAtgaatttgctttaaaaaacaataagataTGCCCATCATCATggatcaaaaacaaaattgcaGGCATTGATTGGTTGCAAGGTTTTATGAAAAGACAACCAGAGTTGTCTCTACGAACACCTGAAGCAACGAGCTTCGCTCGATCAACAGCTTTTAACAAACACACTGTAAGagagttttttcaaaatcttaaaACGGTAAGAAATCGATATAAATATAATCCTAACtgtatatataatgttgatgaaactggTTTAACAACCGTTCAAAAGCCGGTAAAGGTTTTAGCTGGTAGAGGAAGCAAACAAGTTGGAAGAATCACATCTGCAGAACGAGGAACATTGGTAACTGCATGTTGTGCCTCTAATGCTATTGGAAATTCCATTCctccattatttatttttcctagGGTAAAGTTTCATGATTACATGATTAAGGAAGGACCTCCTGGATGTGTGGGATTTGCAAATCCTTCTGGTTGGATGAACTCAGAAATTTTCATAGAATGgattaaacattttgttaaatattcaaACTGTTCTCAGGAATCTCCAGTTTTGTTACTTCTCGACAGTCATGAAAATCATATTTCTGTTAAAGGCTTGGAGCTTGCAATTCAACACGGAATTACAATGATAAGTTTTCCTCCCCATTGCAGCCATAAATTGCAGCCATTAGATAGAACTGTTTTTGGACCattgaaaaggttttacaaTTCTGCATGTGATAATTGGATGGTTTCAAACCCAAGACCAATGACCATTTATGATATTGTTTCAATAGTTCGAGAACCGTATACAAAAGCTTTCTCACCATCTAATATACAGACAGGATTTAGAGTAGCTGGCATTGAGCCATTCAATTCTGAAATTTTCAAAGATGACGAATATTTACCATCATCAGTTACAGATAGAGCTGCTCCAGATACAGTTACTATCACTCCTGTCAACAACATGGAATCTGAAATGATACCAGCACATGTTAATCACATAGAGTCTGAAATAACTTTAGTAAATATTGaaacaagtattttaaacaaagtgtCAACAAGTGTTGCTTCTATAATCTCACCTGAGGTTTTAAAACCTTACCCAAAAGCATCtgccagaaaaaaaaatgttaaaagtaggCAGTTAAAAACAAGGATCTTGACTGATACTCCTGTCAGAAATGAAATTCGTTTgtcaaaagaaaagaaaattttgaagcaaaccaaaaatcaacaaaaagtcTCCACAAAAGATAAGAAAGAAACTAAGAATTACTTGCTTAGGAATAAATAACAATGTAAACCAAAAGCTGCTTCACAACTTGACTTTCACAAATGATGAAATAttctttatcaaaatattgtaCTTTTAACAAGTTTTGTAAACTTAAAAGTTGTATTCTTATTTCAGTCTTTATATTTCAGTTCTTATAAATTTCAAGTTGTTGTAAAGTTTTAAACGTATATAAAGCGGGTAGCTTATAGCTGCTgtgatttatacattatttaattaaaaattagactAGTGGGTTTAActgctatatttaaaaaataattaaaaaatttagatgtaTTATATGTTACACAATATTACCCTTTGACTAAATTATTTACAAGATTTAGTTATAGAAGTGTTAAACGTTTAGATAATATTACGCATATAAGATCAATGTGCCCCAAGTAGGAGATCATAGTACCCCATAGTTTGGGATACATTGATCTTTTGAGAGggttgtttaaaagttaaaattattcatgtttatcatttttttaaatcaaaatatttatatattccaAAAGCCAGATAGTTCTACATGTGTTTCgtagttaataagtttttacatCTCTTTCAGGTTCTGCGCAATTTTCAAAACACTGCTACGGCGATCAATGCGCCCCCATCTCCCCTATAGTTTGtaataacaacaaaatcttgttataataataaataacaataacatcaAAAGTAACATGGCTACCATTCAACTAGTTTCTAATTTAATGTCTCACACATATTTTCATTAGAGATACtgatttctaaatattttattataatgcaaatattttaggttttatatcgagagattttatataatgcaaagaatttagaaaaacatggaaaaatGTAGCTTAAactgaataaattaaaactacatGAACATTCTACAAAAATTTCagcaataaacatttttataattatagttttaaataataataattttaataattttttttttaatataaatttacatatgaataaacaaactgaaaaaatagttttatctcTTCATGTCAATGTTAAGTGTTACTGATTTATCAAAGTGAatgaattttcaaaatgaatatactgtcacaattttattaaagttgtagGTTTGGTAAACATAATGCCCTTGTCAAAATTTAGCTAATTCAAAGATTTAAAACACAAATCCCAACTGAGTTTAGAGTTTTAACCCTGTGGGCACGGGacataaaaaagacgtcttttgaacaaagacatttttttttttggccgGTGCCCACAAGGAAAAATTAATGTAGAAATCAAAAACTGGGAATACATTCTAtctttaacatatttataaaactatagaTTGCCATCgaaaaaaacaatgcataacTTTTACGTATCTGTTTTCGACTTGTTGCATTACGTTCACCATgaataaaagattaaatttataaaatgcgTCAGAAGTTAAACAAACActgaaaaaatttcaagatatgtatgtatgtatgtatgtatgtatgtatgtatgtatgtatgtatgtatgtatgtatgtatgtatgtatgtatgtatgtatgtatgtatgtatgtatgtatgtatgtatgtatgtatgtatgtatgtatgtatgtatgtatgtatgtatgtatgtatgtatgtatgtatgtatgtatgtatgtatgtatgtatgtatgtatgtatgtatgtatgtatgtgttaTTAGTTTCATTACACCAGCCATGTATACTGGGAGATAACGTTTTAGATTTACCTTTCGATGTTATCAAGATCCAATTTAATGATTAAAGCAATGTACCTAACGGTTACAATGTTTTAGTAACGATActcagataaaattaaaattactctGCTATTTTCCACTttcctatatttttattttctacgaGAAAAATCTTTGTAATAGTAATTACAAGCATTGAACTTTGCTGTTAAGTGTATAAGTGTCTTTGCCCTGTGACTATTTGTGGTATTTTAGACGTGAAAATGAAAACAAGACGGTGTATAGGATTTGTAGATTATTGCACAAAGATATTACAGCATGTGATCCGTACCTACCGAAGCTACACAAGCTTCATTTATGTGCTATTACTGATTTTAATTCTGTTTCATCACAAAAAGCgcagtttattaaaaaaccaaaaataatttcaagccatatttttgataactttagAAATACGAAGAAAGTTgctaccaaaataaaaataatagaaaaggCTTGTAAAATCATCAAAGCagtcatttataaatttaacaaaattatttataattaacgtTGTTGGAAAGTTTTAAACTACTATATAGTAGTTTAAAACTGCTTATATAGCTGCTATATAGTAGTTTAAAAACTGTAGTTTTTATATagtagtatattttatttaatatagcaGTTTTAAAACTGCTATATAGTAGTTTAAAAATGACTACTTTGATGATTTTACAAGccttttctattatttttatttagataggAACTTTCTtcgtgtttttatattttatttttcacattttattttatttttactctgattttaattgatttttaccaatgaaaatttttagtttgaatCTGGTACTactttcactaaaaaaaaaaaagttctccaCTCTTTTGTATCTTTAAGATTCTTTGCATTTTAAGCATGGGTATTTttatatcttcaaaaaaaaatataacaagtttcttaattttttttttgtttctttgtttgtttgttctttattacaatatttattataatttaaataaacaaaactttattacaataataaaagttaacaagtcaagatatcgttaagtaataaataataaaaataaatataaaaaagaacgcagatactcaaagaagaccatcagGTCATGTCACAGAGAAACCGCTAATTGCTTGtggataaaaaacaaacaaaaaaataaataaaaaagaatatacattaaatatatacatatactaatatagataagggattttcaaaaaatttaaaatttaaaagtagattggtatattttaagttgaaaaaaatgagttttttaagattttgtttaaaagaatcaaaattacattCTTGAGAAAGATCTTTGGAAGTATTTAGAACTAaactattccataaaaatggtccgcgaaatgaaataaaaaattttccaaaattagtttgagaaAATGGTTGTCGAATTAAATTATCGttccttaaaatatatttattctatCTCTTTGTAAATACAAGTTACGAAAAGAAACGGGTGATAGGTGGGTCtatcatttatacataaaacaaagaataaaacatttaactcatatatattgagtgctttcatatcatataaaagaggcttggcgtGAGCAAAACGGTCCTTGAAATTTATAAAGCGTGCTACATGTTTCTGTTGCGGATAgagaggtttaagtttacttttataagtgtTACCCCAAGCAACGTTTGCATAATTAATATCGCAATGAATTAGCGAATAATATAAGGTATCTTTATCtagaaagtttcttattttgaataaaatgtctatactctttgaaattttattgcgCAAGTTAGCAATGTGGCTTTTCCAATTAAGATTTTCATCGATATATACACCTAAAAATCTTGTCACTAGAACTCTCTTAATAATTATGTTATCGATAAAAAGAAAGGGTAAGTTGCTAGGCATCTGGTGCTTTTTACCATAaggatgaaaaagaatccatttagttttatcaatatttaatgatagtttGTTTAATCTAAACCATTCGGAAATTTTGGCTAGTTCAATGTTCATATtgctaaaaagtgtaaaaatgtttttatgagaaaaaaataagttagaatcatcagcaaacataattgtcattaggTTAGAAGCTTTTGGTAGATCAGCAATATATATTAGAATTAGGAGGggtcctaatatggatccttgaggaactccacatgaaatatttaacaaattagaTGACACGTTATCATccgcataaacaaattgtttccgATTATTTAGGTAACTTTTAAgccaaattaatatatttccaGTAATTCCGTACCactccaactttttaaaaagaattttgtgatCAATAGTACCAAAAGCTTTTGCCCAGtcaatgaaaacacctaaagtaaattgAGAATTTTCAAATGAGTCAGATATATTTCTTGTAAATTGTAAAATGGCATGTTCAGtggaattgttttttttttatttatttgttttttttaatacaattaatattataatattatataacaagtttcttaaaagaactcttaaaaataaaacttcttatGAAACCAatgaacatttcaaaaaaaaatattttttatccatTTGTTGCAGTAACGACAAATTAAAgagataattaataaaataaaaaagaaatcaaaaaatgagTTAAGGGAAGCGTTTAACATATAGTTCAAAACAGAGAAggcataaaacaaaattaatgaatGTACTGGTGGAaaacactattataaaaatggTTAATGATTTTTGGTTCTAATATGAACCTAACtgacaaaaacacttttaaaaggATTATAAAACCCTAAAAAAATCCTGGTAAAACTCTGTTTAAAAATCTTAAGGTAaccgcgaggttagaattattttgttcgaTCTCCAAGTATTTCCGAACTgagaaaatcaagtttaaagttttatatggaCCTGCAAaccaaataacataaaaaacgcaaacaaaagcaatttgtattaatttccTATACAAACTACCACAGTTtcaaagaaaatgttttaaaatatttaaaagcaaGTGTCTGAATTACTACACCCTGATTTGCAGATAGAACAATGTAATacacacatttaaaaaaaaatacaatattattttgttttatttccattttctgttgaaaaaacataacacaaacgtatttattatatatattgtggcAAAGTGAATGTATATTTTGGCAGTCAAAGTACTGTAGGGtgcatatttgttttattagaaaaaaaatcttattttacacTAGTAAAGAAATTACATAAACATGCTATTTTGTCGAAAATTTAATTCAACAGAGAAGATAAGTAATATACAGTGGTGGCTAAAAAAATTAGAGCCACCATAAAATTTCCACATTTTTAAGATTTGTGCCAAAATTACCGATTTTGGCATACATTGAATTTCTAAATCAATTGGTTCATGAACATTTaggtattttagaaaaaaaacggtgataacttttatatgttttattacaaaaaaataaaatacactttatCATCTACATCgatatcaatattttgtatGACCACCTTTAGCTGCGATGACTGCTGCAACTCTCCTTGGCATGCTCTCTATCACATTTAAGCActgtttttgaatgttttcgTTATGGTGCCATACTTCAATTAttctttcaatttatttttttcttcttgccTTCTCTTCTTCTCACAAAATTGGTTTTATCCATCATGATCTCTATAGTGGATTCGTCTGAGAAGCAAACCTTAAAagtcaaagttataaaaattaaaaaacaccatttttttaataagtagccaaaatatgtaaaagaattcagtttataagaatgatttttttcaaatatacttTTTCTAATCATCAACAGTAAAGTGTAAATGATTTTTTGCCCATTGTTGGCGCTTTTCTTTCATAGCTTCAGTGAGCTTGGGTCTGATTGCAGGTTTACAAGCTTTGAAGCCCTGCTCTGTTAATCTTCTACAAAGAGACCCCAAAGAAATTGATATTCCTTGTTCATTAAAGATTTCTTTAAggactttttttgattttctcctATTTTCCACCACTATATCTCTTATTTTCTCTCTGTACGTGGGGTTGTCACTCAATGTCTGCCACAGTTTTTCCTCTTTTCTGACAACAATGGTTCACTTTCCcccatttttttcttaattctatCTACTGTT includes:
- the LOC136081238 gene encoding tigger transposable element-derived protein 4-like — protein: MVRNRIKKTNKVAIPSETMKVAVNKVLEGTQLNVVARQFNIDRMTLKRYCRKKRLNPNEAFKPNYNNRQVFTAEDEKSLSSYLLIASKMNYGLSTRSTLLLAYEFALKNNKICPSSWIKNKIAGIDWLQGFMKRQPELSLRTPEATSFARSTAFNKHTVREFFQNLKTVRNRYKYNPNCIYNVDETGLTTVQKPVKVLAGRGSKQVGRITSAERGTLVTACCASNAIGNSIPPLFIFPRVKFHDYMIKEGPPGCVGFANPSGWMNSEIFIEWIKHFVKYSNCSQESPVLLLLDSHENHISVKGLELAIQHGITMISFPPHCSHKLQPLDRTVFGPLKRFYNSACDNWMVSNPRPMTIYDIVSIVREPYTKAFSPSNIQTGFRVAGIEPFNSEIFKDDEYLPSSVTDRAAPDTVTITPVNNMESEMIPAHVNHIESEITLVNIETSILNKVSTSVASIISPEVLKPYPKASARKKNVKSRQLKTRILTDTPVRNEIRLSKEKKILKQTKNQQKVSTKDKKETKNYLLRNK